One Scophthalmus maximus strain ysfricsl-2021 chromosome 9, ASM2237912v1, whole genome shotgun sequence genomic region harbors:
- the zgc:113425 gene encoding uncharacterized protein zgc:113425 isoform X3 — MDRYRYFTLNRTSVLVLGVLQVACAGLCVVCGFMDAVFRRDTPLSSTRTPVWGGLIMASPGVLALFASQRKNSVLVSVMVAAAGLSCVAVLFISGYACLTLTYGEEDEDVFRHHDSPQVTFVLHRMVKGANATILLTCTISLTLSSLIAYVGCRSLPCCGCYDARTGLETLVPQYDPGDTELVCTWQGSDDRLFNSPAQSTKHGITEEEEGPSKQPPYSRLT, encoded by the exons ATGGACCGGTACAGGTACTTTACACTGAACCGGACGAGCGTGCTCGTCCTAGGTGTCCTCCAGGTCGCCTGCGCAGGCCTTTGTGTGGTGTGCGGTTTTATGGACGCTGTTTTCCGAAGGGACACTCCGCTGAGCAGCACCAGGACCCCGGTGTGGGGAGGACTG ATCATGGCCTCTCCAGGTGTCCTGGCGCTGTTCGCCTCTCAAAGGAAGAATTCCGTTTTG GTGAGTGTgatggtggcagcagcagggctCTCCTGTGTGGCCGTGCTGTTTATTTCTGGTTATGCCTGTCTTACCCTCACTtatggagaggaggatgaagacgtCTTCCGCCACCACGACAGTCCTCAAGTG ACTTTTGTGCTTCATCGGATGGTGAAGGGGGCCAATGCCACCATACTGCTGACCTGCACCATCAGCTTGACTCTGTCTTCTCTCATCGCCTACGTGGGCTGTCGAAGTCTTCCCTGTTGTGGCTGCTATGATGCCAGAACTGGACTG GAGACACTGGTCCCTCAGTACGACCCTGGGGACACTGAGCTGGTGTGTACCTGGCAAG GAAGTGACGACAGGCTCTTCAACTCTCCAGCTCAGTCCACTAAGCATGGCAtcactgaggaagaggagggaccCTCCAAACAGCCTCCATACAGCAGACTGACCTGA
- the zgc:113425 gene encoding uncharacterized protein zgc:113425 isoform X2, with amino-acid sequence MDRYRYFTLNRTSVLVLGVLQVACAGLCVVCGFMDAVFRRDTPLSSTRTPVWGGLIMASPGVLALFASQRKNSVLVSVMVAAAGLSCVAVLFISGYACLTLTYGEEDEDVFRHHDSPQVTFVLHRMVKGANATILLTCTISLTLSSLIAYVGCRSLPCCGCYDARTGLETLVPQYDPGDTELVCTWQAGSDDRLFNSPAQSTKHGITEEEEGPSKQPPYSRLT; translated from the exons ATGGACCGGTACAGGTACTTTACACTGAACCGGACGAGCGTGCTCGTCCTAGGTGTCCTCCAGGTCGCCTGCGCAGGCCTTTGTGTGGTGTGCGGTTTTATGGACGCTGTTTTCCGAAGGGACACTCCGCTGAGCAGCACCAGGACCCCGGTGTGGGGAGGACTG ATCATGGCCTCTCCAGGTGTCCTGGCGCTGTTCGCCTCTCAAAGGAAGAATTCCGTTTTG GTGAGTGTgatggtggcagcagcagggctCTCCTGTGTGGCCGTGCTGTTTATTTCTGGTTATGCCTGTCTTACCCTCACTtatggagaggaggatgaagacgtCTTCCGCCACCACGACAGTCCTCAAGTG ACTTTTGTGCTTCATCGGATGGTGAAGGGGGCCAATGCCACCATACTGCTGACCTGCACCATCAGCTTGACTCTGTCTTCTCTCATCGCCTACGTGGGCTGTCGAAGTCTTCCCTGTTGTGGCTGCTATGATGCCAGAACTGGACTG GAGACACTGGTCCCTCAGTACGACCCTGGGGACACTGAGCTGGTGTGTACCTGGCAAG CAGGAAGTGACGACAGGCTCTTCAACTCTCCAGCTCAGTCCACTAAGCATGGCAtcactgaggaagaggagggaccCTCCAAACAGCCTCCATACAGCAGACTGACCTGA
- the zgc:113425 gene encoding uncharacterized protein zgc:113425 isoform X4 yields MDRYRYFTLNRTSVLVLGVLQVACAGLCVVCGFMDAVFRRDTPLSSTRTPVWGGLIMASPGVLALFASQRKNSVLVSVMVAAAGLSCVAVLFISGYACLTLTYGEEDEDVFRHHDSPQVTFVLHRMVKGANATILLTCTISLTLSSLIAYVGCRSLPCCGCYDARTGLLQQGTRPRCRHISREPPATSSPDLPGDTGPSVRPWGH; encoded by the exons ATGGACCGGTACAGGTACTTTACACTGAACCGGACGAGCGTGCTCGTCCTAGGTGTCCTCCAGGTCGCCTGCGCAGGCCTTTGTGTGGTGTGCGGTTTTATGGACGCTGTTTTCCGAAGGGACACTCCGCTGAGCAGCACCAGGACCCCGGTGTGGGGAGGACTG ATCATGGCCTCTCCAGGTGTCCTGGCGCTGTTCGCCTCTCAAAGGAAGAATTCCGTTTTG GTGAGTGTgatggtggcagcagcagggctCTCCTGTGTGGCCGTGCTGTTTATTTCTGGTTATGCCTGTCTTACCCTCACTtatggagaggaggatgaagacgtCTTCCGCCACCACGACAGTCCTCAAGTG ACTTTTGTGCTTCATCGGATGGTGAAGGGGGCCAATGCCACCATACTGCTGACCTGCACCATCAGCTTGACTCTGTCTTCTCTCATCGCCTACGTGGGCTGTCGAAGTCTTCCCTGTTGTGGCTGCTATGATGCCAGAACTGGACTG CTCCAACAGGGGACCAGACCCAGATGCAGACACATCTCCAGAGAGCCACCAGCCACTTCCTCTCCAGACCTTCCAG GAGACACTGGTCCCTCAGTACGACCCTGGGGACACTGA
- the zgc:113425 gene encoding uncharacterized protein zgc:113425 isoform X1, producing the protein MDRYRYFTLNRTSVLVLGVLQVACAGLCVVCGFMDAVFRRDTPLSSTRTPVWGGLIMASPGVLALFASQRKNSVLVSVMVAAAGLSCVAVLFISGYACLTLTYGEEDEDVFRHHDSPQVTFVLHRMVKGANATILLTCTISLTLSSLIAYVGCRSLPCCGCYDARTGLLQQGTRPRCRHISREPPATSSPDLPAKGEFQTQDTTIPSSQDIPWNNLRTATLRKDF; encoded by the exons ATGGACCGGTACAGGTACTTTACACTGAACCGGACGAGCGTGCTCGTCCTAGGTGTCCTCCAGGTCGCCTGCGCAGGCCTTTGTGTGGTGTGCGGTTTTATGGACGCTGTTTTCCGAAGGGACACTCCGCTGAGCAGCACCAGGACCCCGGTGTGGGGAGGACTG ATCATGGCCTCTCCAGGTGTCCTGGCGCTGTTCGCCTCTCAAAGGAAGAATTCCGTTTTG GTGAGTGTgatggtggcagcagcagggctCTCCTGTGTGGCCGTGCTGTTTATTTCTGGTTATGCCTGTCTTACCCTCACTtatggagaggaggatgaagacgtCTTCCGCCACCACGACAGTCCTCAAGTG ACTTTTGTGCTTCATCGGATGGTGAAGGGGGCCAATGCCACCATACTGCTGACCTGCACCATCAGCTTGACTCTGTCTTCTCTCATCGCCTACGTGGGCTGTCGAAGTCTTCCCTGTTGTGGCTGCTATGATGCCAGAACTGGACTG CTCCAACAGGGGACCAGACCCAGATGCAGACACATCTCCAGAGAGCCACCAGCCACTTCCTCTCCAGACCTTCCAG CAAAGGGTGAATTCCAAACACAAGATACTACAATTCCCTCTTCTCAGGATATACCATGGAACAACCTAAGAACTGCTACTCTGAGAAAagattttt GA
- the rab33ba gene encoding RAB33B, member RAS oncogene family a: MAEGGLSVEFPGSLKSSTLPPPRTRIFKIIVIGDSGVGKTCLTYRFSAGKFPEKTEATIAVDFRERLVEIDGENIKIQLWDTAGQERFRKSMVQHYYRNVHAVVFVYDVTNAASFRSLPAWIEECKQHALGTEVPRILVGNKCDLQDSIQVGTDVAQQFADAHSMPLFETSAKNPNGQGDGSFGGGNSDHVEAIFMTVAHKLKSQKPLVLSQPPVGSGGTINLSRGMNGGGDGARSWGCSSC; encoded by the exons ATGGCGGAGGGAGGGTTGTCGGTTGAATTCCCCGGGTCTCTGAAGAGCTCAACTCTTCCTCCACCGAGGACCCGCATTTTCAAAATCATCGTGATCGGGGATTCCGGGGTCGGAAAGACGTGCCTCACCTACCGCTTCTCTGCCGGCAAGTTCCCCGAGAAGACCGAGGCCACGATCGCGGTCGACTTCAGGGAGAGGCTGGTCGAGATCGACGGCGAAAACATCAAG ATCCAGCTGTGGGACACTGCAGGTCAGGAGCGCTTCAGGAAATCCATGGTGCAGCACTACTACCGCAATGTACACGCTGTTGTCTTTGTCTATGACGTCACCAATGCCGCTAGCTTCCGCAGCCTCCCTGCCTGGATTGAGGAGTGCAAGCAGCATGCTCTGGGCACAGAGGTACCCAGGATCTTAGTTGGAAACAAGTGCGACCTCCAAGACTCCATCCAAGTGGGCACGGACGTGGCGCAACAGTTTGCAGATGCCCACTCCATGCCCCTGTTCGAGACGTCTGCAAAAAACCCAAATGGCCAAGGTGATGGCAGCTTTGGCGGTGGAAACAGTGACCATGTTGAGGCTATTTTTATGACGGTTGCTCATAAGTTAAAGTCTCAGAAGCCTCTGGTGTTGAGCCAGCCACCTGTGGGATCAGGGGGCACCATCAACCTTAGCAGGGGGATGAATGGTGGGGGTGATGGGGCCAGGAGCTGGgggtgcagcagctgctga